The genomic segment GCCGAGGCAACCCGCGCAGCCGACGACTACATCGCCTTGCTTGATCGCATCGCGCAGGAAGGCGTCGATTCGAACGTCTCTCTCAAGCTCACCATGATGGGGCTCGAGATCGACAAGCAGTTCTGCCTCGACAACGTGCGCCGCATCGTCCAGGCGGCCGCCAGGCACGGCAACTTCGTCCGCGTTGACATGGAAGGCAGCCCCGTGACGCAGGCCACGCTGGACGTGGTCTACGCGCTCCACAAGGAGAGCCCCAACGTCGGCGCCGTGATCCAGTCCTACCTGTACCGCAGTGAGGACGACGTCAAGGCGCTCAACGCCGCCGGGATCAAGGTGCGCCTGTGCAAGGGGGCCTACAGGGAGCCCAAGGCGGTGGCCTTCCAGGACAAACGCGACGTCAACGCCAACTTCAGCAAGCTGATGCGCCTG from the Verrucomicrobiota bacterium genome contains:
- a CDS encoding proline dehydrogenase family protein, whose translation is MGLLTLMARRFVAGKTVDTAMAAVRKLNAQKICTTLDILGEDVTDRAEATRAADDYIALLDRIAQEGVDSNVSLKLTMMGLEIDKQFCLDNVRRIVQAAARHGNFVRVDMEGSPVTQATLDVVYALHKESPNVGAVIQSYLYRSEDDVKALNAAGIKVRLCKGAYREPKAVAFQDKRDVNANFSKLMRLLLEAGTDPAVGTHDTKLIAECKEHVARNGIGKDHFEFQMLYGIRSALQRTLAQEGYRVRCYVPFGTCWLPYFMRRLRERRANVLFVLKNLFRR